A stretch of the Acyrthosiphon pisum isolate AL4f chromosome A2, pea_aphid_22Mar2018_4r6ur, whole genome shotgun sequence genome encodes the following:
- the LOC100168929 gene encoding nicotinamide/nicotinic acid mononucleotide adenylyltransferase 1 isoform X2, producing the protein MFLDNKNIILLSTGSFNPPTNMHLRMFEIARDHLNRLGHTICGGLMSPTHDSYKKKDLAPSLHRCAMIEQALVALPWVKMSDWEVKQNGWTRTRQVLQYHQNHLNMIITSRLNGAIKVDTSLFPLQFIENLDANDSNQNRAVNVRLLCGADLLESFAVPGLWNDDDIEAIVRDYGLVVVSRSGSNPHKFIYESNVLTKYMANIIVVTEWITNEVSSTKVRRALSRNESVKFLISELVESYIKEHGLYETLNNKYSNNDILDVNSKTIFLSPSPSNKTHKTYQMDDKKLNIDEPDNLPCTEKRVINCEKTKVKRKKKRYQ; encoded by the exons ATGTTTTtggataacaaaaatataatattgctgtCAACTGGATCTTTTAACCCACCAACAAATATGCATTTGCGAAtgtttg AAATCGCCCGAGATCACTTAAATCGTTTGGGTCATACAATTTGTGGTGGTTTGATGTCACCTACCCATGATTCGTATAAAAAGAAAGATCTAGCACCGTCATTACATAGGTGTGCAATGATCGAGCAAGCTCTAGTTGCATTACCTTGGGTGAAGATGTCCGATTGGGAAGTAAAACAAAACGGTTGGACAAGAACGAGACAAGTACTACAATATCATCAA AATCATCTCAATATGATAATCACTTCTAGACTAAATGGTGCTATAAAAGTTGATACTTCATTATTCCCACTccaatttattgaaaatctcGATGCCAATGATTCAAACCAAAACAGAGCAGTGAATGTAAGACTTTTGTGTGGTGCTGATTTATTGGAATCTTTTGCTGTTCCAGGGTTATGGAATGATGATGac ATAGAAGCTATTGTTCGAGATTATGGTTTGGTTGTTGTTAGTCGTTCGGGATCCAATcctcataaatttatttatgaatccAATGTTCTAACTAAATACATg GCAAACATTATTGTTGTAACTGAATGGATAACAAATGAAGTTAGTTCGACAAAAGTACGTAGAGCATTGTCTCGTAATGAAAGTGTAAAATTTCTTATTAGCGAGTTGGTTGAATCGTATATCAAAGAACACGGTCTTTATGAAACTCTGAAtaa TAAGTActcaaataatgatatattggaTGTAAACTCGAAAACTATTTTCTTGTCACCCTCTCCTAGCAATAAAACTCATAAAACATATCAAATGGATgacaaaaaacttaatattgatGAACCTGATAATCTACCTTGTACTGAAAAAAGAGTTATTAACTGTGAAAAAACAAAG gtaaaaagaaagaaaaaacgCTATCAGTAA
- the LOC100168929 gene encoding nicotinamide/nicotinic acid mononucleotide adenylyltransferase 1 isoform X4, giving the protein MFLDNKNIILLSTGSFNPPTNMHLRMFEIARDHLNRLGHTICGGLMSPTHDSYKKKDLAPSLHRCAMIEQALVALPWVKMSDWEVKQNGWTRTRQVLQYHQNHLNMIITSRLNGAIKVDTSLFPLQFIENLDANDSNQNRAVNVRLLCGADLLESFAVPGLWNDDDIEAIVRDYGLVVVSRSGSNPHKFIYESNVLTKYMANIIVVTEWITNEVSSTKVRRALSRNESVKFLISELVESYIKEHGLYETLNK; this is encoded by the exons ATGTTTTtggataacaaaaatataatattgctgtCAACTGGATCTTTTAACCCACCAACAAATATGCATTTGCGAAtgtttg AAATCGCCCGAGATCACTTAAATCGTTTGGGTCATACAATTTGTGGTGGTTTGATGTCACCTACCCATGATTCGTATAAAAAGAAAGATCTAGCACCGTCATTACATAGGTGTGCAATGATCGAGCAAGCTCTAGTTGCATTACCTTGGGTGAAGATGTCCGATTGGGAAGTAAAACAAAACGGTTGGACAAGAACGAGACAAGTACTACAATATCATCAA AATCATCTCAATATGATAATCACTTCTAGACTAAATGGTGCTATAAAAGTTGATACTTCATTATTCCCACTccaatttattgaaaatctcGATGCCAATGATTCAAACCAAAACAGAGCAGTGAATGTAAGACTTTTGTGTGGTGCTGATTTATTGGAATCTTTTGCTGTTCCAGGGTTATGGAATGATGATGac ATAGAAGCTATTGTTCGAGATTATGGTTTGGTTGTTGTTAGTCGTTCGGGATCCAATcctcataaatttatttatgaatccAATGTTCTAACTAAATACATg GCAAACATTATTGTTGTAACTGAATGGATAACAAATGAAGTTAGTTCGACAAAAGTACGTAGAGCATTGTCTCGTAATGAAAGTGTAAAATTTCTTATTAGCGAGTTGGTTGAATCGTATATCAAAGAACACGGTCTTTATGAAACTCTGAAtaa gtaa
- the LOC100168929 gene encoding nicotinamide/nicotinic acid mononucleotide adenylyltransferase 1 isoform X1, translated as MFLDNKNIILLSTGSFNPPTNMHLRMFEIARDHLNRLGHTICGGLMSPTHDSYKKKDLAPSLHRCAMIEQALVALPWVKMSDWEVKQNGWTRTRQVLQYHQNHLNMIITSRLNGAIKVDTSLFPLQFIENLDANDSNQNRAVNVRLLCGADLLESFAVPGLWNDDDIEAIVRDYGLVVVSRSGSNPHKFIYESNVLTKYMANIIVVTEWITNEVSSTKVRRALSRNESVKFLISELVESYIKEHGLYETLNNKYSNNDILDVNSKTIFLSPSPSNKTHKTYQMDDKKLNIDEPDNLPCTEKRVINCEKTKVRNVAESKENFTRVAIQVSESGIIEVISDMETMV; from the exons ATGTTTTtggataacaaaaatataatattgctgtCAACTGGATCTTTTAACCCACCAACAAATATGCATTTGCGAAtgtttg AAATCGCCCGAGATCACTTAAATCGTTTGGGTCATACAATTTGTGGTGGTTTGATGTCACCTACCCATGATTCGTATAAAAAGAAAGATCTAGCACCGTCATTACATAGGTGTGCAATGATCGAGCAAGCTCTAGTTGCATTACCTTGGGTGAAGATGTCCGATTGGGAAGTAAAACAAAACGGTTGGACAAGAACGAGACAAGTACTACAATATCATCAA AATCATCTCAATATGATAATCACTTCTAGACTAAATGGTGCTATAAAAGTTGATACTTCATTATTCCCACTccaatttattgaaaatctcGATGCCAATGATTCAAACCAAAACAGAGCAGTGAATGTAAGACTTTTGTGTGGTGCTGATTTATTGGAATCTTTTGCTGTTCCAGGGTTATGGAATGATGATGac ATAGAAGCTATTGTTCGAGATTATGGTTTGGTTGTTGTTAGTCGTTCGGGATCCAATcctcataaatttatttatgaatccAATGTTCTAACTAAATACATg GCAAACATTATTGTTGTAACTGAATGGATAACAAATGAAGTTAGTTCGACAAAAGTACGTAGAGCATTGTCTCGTAATGAAAGTGTAAAATTTCTTATTAGCGAGTTGGTTGAATCGTATATCAAAGAACACGGTCTTTATGAAACTCTGAAtaa TAAGTActcaaataatgatatattggaTGTAAACTCGAAAACTATTTTCTTGTCACCCTCTCCTAGCAATAAAACTCATAAAACATATCAAATGGATgacaaaaaacttaatattgatGAACCTGATAATCTACCTTGTACTGAAAAAAGAGTTATTAACTGTGAAAAAACAAAGGTAAGAAATGTAGCTGAAAGTAAAGAAAACTTCACTAGGGTTGCCATTCAAGTATCTGAAAGTGGTATTATTGAAGTTATAAGTGACATGGAAACTATGGTTTGA
- the LOC100168929 gene encoding nicotinamide/nicotinic acid mononucleotide adenylyltransferase 1 isoform X3, whose amino-acid sequence MSPTHDSYKKKDLAPSLHRCAMIEQALVALPWVKMSDWEVKQNGWTRTRQVLQYHQNHLNMIITSRLNGAIKVDTSLFPLQFIENLDANDSNQNRAVNVRLLCGADLLESFAVPGLWNDDDIEAIVRDYGLVVVSRSGSNPHKFIYESNVLTKYMANIIVVTEWITNEVSSTKVRRALSRNESVKFLISELVESYIKEHGLYETLNNKYSNNDILDVNSKTIFLSPSPSNKTHKTYQMDDKKLNIDEPDNLPCTEKRVINCEKTKVRNVAESKENFTRVAIQVSESGIIEVISDMETMV is encoded by the exons ATGTCACCTACCCATGATTCGTATAAAAAGAAAGATCTAGCACCGTCATTACATAGGTGTGCAATGATCGAGCAAGCTCTAGTTGCATTACCTTGGGTGAAGATGTCCGATTGGGAAGTAAAACAAAACGGTTGGACAAGAACGAGACAAGTACTACAATATCATCAA AATCATCTCAATATGATAATCACTTCTAGACTAAATGGTGCTATAAAAGTTGATACTTCATTATTCCCACTccaatttattgaaaatctcGATGCCAATGATTCAAACCAAAACAGAGCAGTGAATGTAAGACTTTTGTGTGGTGCTGATTTATTGGAATCTTTTGCTGTTCCAGGGTTATGGAATGATGATGac ATAGAAGCTATTGTTCGAGATTATGGTTTGGTTGTTGTTAGTCGTTCGGGATCCAATcctcataaatttatttatgaatccAATGTTCTAACTAAATACATg GCAAACATTATTGTTGTAACTGAATGGATAACAAATGAAGTTAGTTCGACAAAAGTACGTAGAGCATTGTCTCGTAATGAAAGTGTAAAATTTCTTATTAGCGAGTTGGTTGAATCGTATATCAAAGAACACGGTCTTTATGAAACTCTGAAtaa TAAGTActcaaataatgatatattggaTGTAAACTCGAAAACTATTTTCTTGTCACCCTCTCCTAGCAATAAAACTCATAAAACATATCAAATGGATgacaaaaaacttaatattgatGAACCTGATAATCTACCTTGTACTGAAAAAAGAGTTATTAACTGTGAAAAAACAAAGGTAAGAAATGTAGCTGAAAGTAAAGAAAACTTCACTAGGGTTGCCATTCAAGTATCTGAAAGTGGTATTATTGAAGTTATAAGTGACATGGAAACTATGGTTTGA